One window from the genome of Gimesia aquarii encodes:
- a CDS encoding slipin family protein, which produces MFGIKRYKIRSYEMGLLFRDGEFKGLLESGTHWFINPLFKVHVDVISQRDPWLVHEKLDLIVKSGVLQERAVVLDLKDNERALVWIENRFSHILPAGLYAYWTGQKEVRVEVVDAHTVWFEHADLKVIARSPMVQSVLDVCKVERDRVGVLFIDGRYVDTLAPGLYAFWKGQSESKVVEIDLRETMVDVSGQDIMTADKVTLRINAIVTYKIIDARKAVSQTDDVRQALYRETQLVLRAMLGARNLDVFLMEKDAVARDIEENVRQRASELGLKIASVGIRDVILPGDMKDLMNKVTEAKKAAEANLISRREETAAIRSQANTAKLLQDNPVLMRMRELEVLEKIASNNKLNIVLGEKGLADKVVNLL; this is translated from the coding sequence ATGTTCGGCATCAAGCGTTACAAAATTCGCAGCTATGAAATGGGTCTGTTATTCCGCGATGGTGAATTCAAGGGATTGCTCGAAAGCGGTACGCACTGGTTTATCAACCCGCTGTTCAAGGTTCACGTCGACGTGATCTCGCAGCGCGATCCCTGGTTGGTTCACGAGAAGCTGGACCTGATCGTCAAATCAGGAGTGCTGCAGGAACGCGCCGTCGTATTGGACCTGAAGGACAACGAACGGGCACTGGTGTGGATCGAGAACCGATTCAGCCACATCCTGCCAGCGGGCTTATACGCCTACTGGACGGGTCAGAAAGAGGTCCGTGTTGAAGTCGTTGATGCTCATACGGTATGGTTCGAACACGCAGACCTCAAGGTCATCGCTCGCTCACCAATGGTGCAGAGTGTGCTTGATGTCTGCAAAGTTGAACGTGACCGAGTCGGTGTGCTGTTCATTGACGGTCGCTATGTCGACACGCTGGCTCCCGGTCTGTATGCCTTCTGGAAAGGACAGTCGGAATCCAAAGTGGTCGAGATTGACCTGCGGGAGACGATGGTTGACGTCAGCGGCCAGGACATCATGACGGCTGATAAAGTGACGTTGCGTATTAACGCAATTGTTACATACAAGATCATCGACGCGCGCAAAGCGGTCAGCCAGACGGATGACGTACGGCAGGCATTGTATCGGGAGACACAGCTCGTACTGCGTGCGATGCTGGGTGCCCGTAACCTCGACGTCTTCCTGATGGAGAAAGACGCTGTGGCGCGGGACATCGAGGAAAATGTTCGTCAGCGCGCCAGTGAATTGGGTCTGAAGATCGCTTCAGTTGGAATCCGGGATGTGATTCTGCCAGGTGATATGAAAGATCTGATGAACAAAGTTACGGAGGCGAAAAAAGCAGCCGAGGCCAACCTGATCTCACGGCGTGAAGAGACGGCGGCAATCCGTAGCCAGGCTAATACGGCCAAACTACTACAGGATAATCCAGTACTGATGCGGATGCGTGAACTGGAAGTCCTGGAAAAGATCGCGTCGAACAACAAGCTCAATATCGTCCTAGGCGAGAAGGGCTTGGCGGACAAAGTAGTCAACCTGCTATGA
- a CDS encoding peptidase domain-containing ABC transporter, translated as MSTTPPNNVDSTADADVKALQNDIKVAALLFEQLAVNTGHSADRSRIRRALMEATSARTPETDDDWWNWLTEASRSLGLKDKVMDCTFRELMDITKQGGKIITRVGDPHCWTAILSFKRRRFQVLQPQQEKNQTWLSARRMRKALQITSNDEVVRCLIINPELTASDFSTVERHEREPFNRTLALMKPESSDIWIIVVYSLVTGLLALATPLAVETLVNIVAFGRLLQPVILLAIMLLAFLSFSAILLALQTYVVEIIQRRLFARVTADLSYRLPRVDPSAIEGHSGRELVNRFFDVVTAQKALAILLLDGISLVLTTLIGMTVLAFYHPWLLGFDMVLLGLIAFVIFVLGRGAVKTSIKESKAKYKVAAWLEDLVGCPTAFRYRGAAEFALDQADHLTYEYLSARKKHFRIFMRQVIFALGMQAVASTALLGLGGWLVITNQLTLGQLVAAELIVTVIVGSFAKSGKQLQSFYDLLTSIDKLGILFDLPMERQDGLLEISHERPAEVTVSNVSYETPNQLFHTENINLTVESGARMILMGPCGSGKSQLLDLLFGLRSPAEGHVSINGIDPRDLRPDALRKHVALVRDIEIFSGTLEENVHLERPDVSTSDVRDALEQVGLIDDVLRLPEGIKTHIVEHGFPLTENQTRKLMIARAIVARPRLLLIDGMIDAFSDEEAEQLTQMLVDSNRLWTLIMVTGRQNLASAGTEIQTFGEDGIVSTEGGAHVN; from the coding sequence ATGTCAACTACTCCCCCTAATAACGTGGATTCCACTGCCGACGCTGATGTGAAGGCACTGCAAAATGATATCAAAGTCGCTGCTTTGTTATTTGAGCAACTGGCTGTGAATACAGGTCATTCGGCAGATCGTTCAAGAATTCGCCGCGCATTGATGGAAGCGACTTCTGCAAGAACACCTGAGACAGACGACGATTGGTGGAATTGGCTAACGGAAGCGAGCCGTAGTTTAGGGCTCAAAGATAAGGTGATGGATTGTACGTTCCGTGAGCTGATGGATATCACCAAACAGGGGGGAAAGATTATCACTCGTGTGGGTGATCCACACTGCTGGACTGCGATTCTTTCATTTAAAAGACGACGATTTCAGGTTTTACAACCCCAACAAGAAAAAAACCAAACGTGGCTTAGTGCACGCAGGATGCGGAAGGCACTGCAAATTACAAGTAATGATGAAGTAGTACGCTGCCTCATCATTAATCCTGAACTGACGGCTTCCGATTTTTCGACAGTAGAAAGACATGAGCGAGAGCCGTTCAATCGAACGCTGGCTCTAATGAAGCCAGAATCTTCGGATATCTGGATTATCGTAGTCTATTCACTCGTAACTGGTTTATTAGCATTAGCGACTCCTCTGGCCGTTGAGACGTTAGTCAACATCGTCGCATTTGGCCGATTGTTACAACCAGTTATTCTTCTGGCAATCATGTTGCTGGCATTTCTTTCGTTTTCAGCCATCTTATTAGCTCTGCAAACCTATGTTGTGGAAATCATTCAACGCCGACTTTTTGCGCGCGTGACGGCAGACCTTTCCTATCGACTACCACGGGTGGATCCCTCTGCAATTGAAGGTCATTCGGGACGAGAATTGGTCAACCGGTTTTTTGACGTCGTTACAGCTCAAAAAGCACTGGCGATTTTATTGTTAGACGGCATTTCTCTCGTGTTGACTACGTTGATTGGTATGACCGTTTTGGCATTTTATCATCCGTGGTTACTCGGTTTCGACATGGTTCTACTCGGATTGATCGCTTTTGTCATTTTTGTACTCGGACGTGGTGCAGTCAAAACCAGTATTAAAGAGTCGAAAGCCAAATACAAAGTTGCAGCCTGGCTTGAAGACCTCGTTGGTTGTCCGACTGCCTTTCGTTATCGCGGGGCTGCCGAATTTGCTCTCGATCAGGCTGATCATTTAACATATGAATATCTGAGTGCACGTAAAAAACATTTCCGTATCTTCATGCGACAAGTTATCTTTGCGTTGGGGATGCAGGCAGTTGCAAGTACTGCTTTACTGGGATTAGGTGGATGGCTCGTCATCACCAATCAGTTGACACTGGGGCAGTTAGTGGCAGCCGAATTGATTGTTACGGTGATCGTTGGCTCTTTTGCCAAGTCAGGTAAACAACTACAGAGTTTCTATGACCTTTTGACCTCGATCGACAAACTGGGAATTCTGTTTGATCTGCCTATGGAACGCCAGGATGGGTTACTCGAGATTTCTCATGAGCGACCGGCTGAAGTCACAGTTAGCAATGTCAGCTATGAAACACCTAATCAGCTTTTTCATACTGAAAATATCAATCTTACTGTTGAGAGCGGCGCGAGAATGATTCTCATGGGACCTTGTGGAAGCGGTAAGAGCCAGTTACTGGATCTGTTATTCGGTTTACGATCGCCCGCAGAAGGGCATGTTTCCATAAACGGGATTGATCCGCGCGATCTGAGACCAGACGCTCTCAGAAAGCATGTCGCATTGGTTCGAGATATTGAAATCTTTTCCGGTACGTTAGAAGAGAATGTCCATTTGGAGCGTCCCGACGTTTCGACGAGCGATGTTCGAGACGCATTAGAACAAGTAGGACTAATTGACGATGTACTGCGATTGCCCGAAGGTATCAAAACACATATAGTGGAACATGGATTTCCACTCACCGAAAATCAGACACGTAAATTGATGATTGCCCGGGCAATTGTGGCACGTCCTCGACTGTTGCTCATTGACGGAATGATCGATGCCTTTTCTGATGAGGAAGCCGAACAACTAACTCAGATGCTGGTTGATTCAAATCGTCTCTGGACATTAATCATGGTCACGGGACGACAAAATCTGGCGAGTGCAGGGACGGAGATCCAAACTTTCGGTGAAGATGGAATCGTTTCTACAGAGGGGGGAGCTCATGTCAACTAA
- a CDS encoding glycerophosphodiester phosphodiesterase, with the protein MKLHTRFLPLLPGILLITLNPYFAEAEQPLIVAHRGLLQVAPENTLANFRACLELRLGFEFDVQRTKDGHFVCIHDSTIDRTTNQTGKVSDLTLAEIKKLDAGSWFDPRFAGERVPTVEEVLQLVAAYRQHKILIAVDFKETDVEQDVVRIAERLNVLNRLLFIGRTIQEPKVRANIKVISSKAQTAAVANNASEFSAALAARNADWVYVRYLPSKEEIERVHRANKRAFIAGATVSGKVPKNWQDAASAGIDAILTDYPLALRATLKQKKQVANSK; encoded by the coding sequence ATGAAATTGCATACCCGATTTTTGCCACTCCTGCCAGGGATCCTCTTGATTACATTGAACCCCTATTTTGCGGAAGCCGAACAGCCTTTGATCGTCGCCCATCGAGGGTTATTACAAGTGGCGCCAGAAAATACACTTGCCAATTTCCGAGCCTGCCTGGAATTGCGGCTCGGTTTTGAATTTGATGTACAGCGAACGAAAGACGGGCATTTCGTTTGCATTCACGATAGCACCATCGACCGTACAACAAACCAGACAGGCAAGGTCTCGGATCTGACCTTGGCAGAGATAAAAAAACTCGACGCAGGCAGTTGGTTCGATCCTCGATTTGCCGGGGAGCGGGTGCCGACTGTGGAGGAAGTTCTGCAGCTGGTCGCCGCGTATCGACAGCATAAAATTTTGATTGCCGTCGATTTTAAAGAAACAGATGTAGAACAGGACGTCGTACGCATTGCTGAAAGATTGAACGTGTTGAACCGGCTGCTATTCATTGGCAGAACGATCCAGGAACCAAAAGTTCGTGCCAATATTAAAGTCATCTCCAGCAAAGCACAAACTGCGGCTGTTGCCAATAATGCCTCTGAATTTTCTGCTGCGCTGGCGGCTCGGAATGCGGATTGGGTTTACGTGAGATATCTACCATCAAAAGAAGAAATCGAACGCGTGCATCGTGCAAACAAACGCGCGTTTATCGCAGGAGCCACAGTCAGCGGTAAGGTGCCAAAGAACTGGCAGGATGCAGCCAGTGCAGGTATCGATGCCATCCTGACTGATTACCCACTGGCACTCCGAGCCACCCTCAAGCAGAAGAAACAGGTAGCGAACAGTAAGTAA
- a CDS encoding transporter — MNTNCIRIWNCLLTVVLACWTSQTSAEDEAFQYVQSELGKSLTEYENIQYQCKTVKGLFFSPCCGTLFQWSAGSDCSGGPQLDKPLQTDRPNFTSTSVTVGKGVSQLESGYTYLDDKNSGRQVSTQSFGEFLFRRGIVADWLEFRIGFSPLQQSIAIGTFQNTTVGSEDLYTALQFALTPQTGAMPEMAIIVQMSIPTGSPAFTSHKLQPGLDWVYAWELNEFISIAASTQGNQSIDDNGRSFLEIAQSFNVSYTLTEQWGAFTEWFALIPSGANTAETEHYFDAGFTYLINNNLQLDISAGVGLNEAAINYFVGAGVSIRFL, encoded by the coding sequence ATGAATACAAATTGTATTCGAATCTGGAATTGCCTGCTTACCGTTGTTCTAGCCTGCTGGACGAGTCAAACTTCTGCCGAAGATGAGGCATTCCAGTATGTCCAGAGTGAGTTGGGAAAATCGCTGACAGAATATGAGAATATTCAATACCAGTGTAAGACGGTAAAGGGACTCTTTTTTTCTCCTTGCTGTGGCACTCTATTTCAGTGGAGTGCAGGCAGTGATTGCTCTGGTGGACCTCAATTGGATAAACCGTTGCAAACCGATCGTCCTAATTTTACCTCGACCTCTGTCACCGTAGGAAAAGGCGTCTCTCAGCTTGAATCTGGATATACTTATTTAGATGATAAGAATAGCGGTCGACAGGTCAGTACTCAGTCGTTTGGAGAGTTTCTTTTTCGCAGGGGTATTGTGGCAGACTGGCTTGAGTTTCGTATCGGTTTTTCTCCTCTTCAGCAAAGCATTGCCATTGGCACATTTCAGAATACCACAGTAGGCAGCGAAGATCTTTATACCGCACTCCAGTTCGCGTTGACTCCTCAGACGGGAGCCATGCCGGAGATGGCGATCATCGTTCAAATGAGCATTCCGACGGGGAGTCCTGCGTTTACGTCACATAAACTGCAACCGGGGCTCGATTGGGTCTATGCCTGGGAACTGAATGAGTTCATTTCGATTGCGGCTTCGACTCAGGGAAATCAAAGTATCGATGACAACGGCCGATCCTTTCTGGAAATCGCTCAGTCATTTAACGTCAGTTACACACTAACAGAACAGTGGGGAGCCTTCACCGAGTGGTTTGCGCTCATACCCAGTGGTGCGAATACGGCTGAGACAGAACACTATTTTGACGCCGGCTTCACATATCTGATAAACAATAATCTGCAATTGGACATCAGTGCTGGTGTGGGCTTGAACGAGGCCGCCATTAACTACTTTGTGGGGGCAGGGGTATCCATCCGGTTTCTGTAA
- a CDS encoding YciI family protein: MPQFMFIYRGGAPQTPGISPEEMQAHLDRWWGWMNGFIEQGVLEPGNALELRGSVVSGDKVIADGPFVESKEMIGGFSILTAASLEEATEVAKGCPIYEYNGKVEVRPVIDNCGDAVKEDT; the protein is encoded by the coding sequence ATGCCACAATTTATGTTTATCTATCGTGGGGGAGCCCCTCAAACACCGGGCATTTCTCCAGAAGAGATGCAGGCTCACCTTGATCGCTGGTGGGGTTGGATGAATGGTTTCATTGAACAGGGGGTATTGGAACCAGGAAATGCACTGGAGCTGAGAGGGAGCGTTGTTTCCGGGGATAAAGTGATTGCCGACGGTCCCTTTGTAGAATCGAAGGAAATGATCGGCGGATTTTCGATCCTGACCGCAGCAAGTCTGGAGGAGGCGACGGAAGTTGCGAAAGGGTGTCCTATTTATGAATATAATGGAAAGGTCGAAGTGCGTCCCGTTATTGATAATTGTGGAGACGCTGTCAAAGAAGATACTTAA
- a CDS encoding DUF1569 domain-containing protein yields MPINTKTVQDRRDVHYNSMDQLLEDAEQMVAGPSRTLGNWSLGQILEHLAITMHKSIDGFPALAPWPIRAMIRLMMKQKFLTQPMPAGFQISKKIEAVLPKENDAAKALNELRAAIERLKQELPQALNPGLGRLTVDEWNAFHLRHAELHMSFVTLE; encoded by the coding sequence ATGCCCATCAACACCAAAACCGTTCAAGATCGCCGTGACGTCCATTACAATTCCATGGATCAACTGCTTGAAGATGCAGAACAAATGGTGGCGGGCCCTTCCCGCACGTTGGGCAACTGGTCGCTGGGTCAGATCCTGGAACATCTGGCAATTACCATGCATAAATCCATTGATGGCTTTCCCGCATTGGCTCCCTGGCCGATTCGGGCCATGATTCGCTTGATGATGAAACAAAAATTCCTCACACAACCGATGCCGGCTGGATTTCAGATTTCTAAAAAGATTGAAGCGGTGCTTCCTAAAGAAAATGACGCAGCGAAAGCGCTCAATGAATTACGAGCGGCCATCGAACGGTTGAAGCAGGAACTTCCTCAGGCACTCAACCCTGGATTAGGCCGGCTCACTGTTGATGAATGGAACGCCTTTCATCTTAGACATGCAGAATTGCATATGAGCTTTGTAACCTTAGAATAA
- a CDS encoding methyltransferase, whose product MSEASPHRQLDQMITGYWTSQSIFAAAKLGIADLLEEGPQHVNQLAAASNTNSDALYRLLRALASIGIFAEEEQRRFSLTPLAELLRSDIPGSKRALAMMTGDEQFHAWAEILYTLETGKKSFDKVFNKPIFEYLSEHPDKGHIFDQAMTGIHGRETSTILEAYDFSEFKVLADIGGGNGSNLIGLLQHYPEMKGILFDLPHVVERSQTNLENAGLNNRCESIGGSFFDSVPLTADAYLMRHIIHDWDDEKSLTILRNCHAVMPENSKLLVIESVIPPGNEPFAGKFLDLVMMLIPGGKERTEEEYKTLYNQAGFELTRIVPTKTELSIIEGVKR is encoded by the coding sequence ATGTCAGAAGCATCGCCTCACCGACAACTCGATCAAATGATTACCGGGTATTGGACTTCGCAATCCATTTTTGCAGCCGCAAAATTAGGAATTGCTGATTTGCTCGAAGAGGGACCTCAACACGTAAATCAACTGGCTGCTGCCTCCAATACAAACAGCGATGCTCTCTATCGGTTACTACGTGCCCTGGCAAGTATCGGTATTTTTGCTGAAGAGGAACAGAGACGGTTCTCATTAACGCCACTGGCTGAACTATTACGCAGTGATATTCCCGGATCAAAACGTGCCTTAGCCATGATGACTGGCGATGAACAATTTCATGCCTGGGCCGAAATTCTTTACACCCTTGAGACAGGTAAAAAATCATTCGATAAAGTATTTAATAAGCCGATCTTTGAATACCTGTCCGAACATCCCGATAAGGGACATATTTTCGACCAGGCGATGACTGGAATTCATGGCAGGGAAACCAGCACGATACTCGAAGCCTATGATTTTTCTGAATTTAAAGTGCTGGCTGACATCGGAGGTGGAAACGGATCGAACCTCATCGGTCTATTGCAACATTACCCTGAAATGAAGGGCATCCTCTTTGATTTGCCGCATGTGGTCGAGCGATCGCAAACGAATCTAGAAAATGCAGGTCTTAACAATCGCTGTGAGTCGATCGGTGGTAGTTTCTTTGATTCTGTCCCGCTAACGGCGGATGCGTACCTGATGCGACACATCATCCATGACTGGGACGATGAAAAGTCGCTGACCATTCTTCGTAACTGCCATGCGGTAATGCCGGAAAACAGTAAATTGCTCGTCATCGAAAGCGTCATTCCCCCGGGTAACGAACCGTTTGCAGGCAAATTCCTCGATCTGGTGATGATGCTTATTCCCGGAGGCAAAGAACGAACAGAAGAAGAATATAAAACACTTTACAATCAGGCAGGATTCGAACTGACGAGAATCGTTCCCACAAAAACTGAACTCAGTATCATCGAAGGTGTGAAACGTTAA
- a CDS encoding HlyD family secretion protein: MSTKQQLDTPVSQTEQQRWSMLAPVAYSESSMPSLRLARSSRIARKIAKYLFIVLVFTILLMAFAPWQQSVTGTGNVLAYSPDQRQQVIQAPIKGRIALWGDNIYENARVKKGQFIAEIRDLDDQYTSNLNIQLLNSQQAVASAKQQLEADEAALEKSLLVVNTINDQVTTYGNVKDDVTRAQDAYVEMARKKVDAKLQELNVYRAALPQLQAEYDRMRKLEAADNISLQKLQEVFRKLNEAKGKAKAGESYYASAMEELNGKISDRSAYIQKAQVEIEKAQASLEKAQVDVSKDKSKIEETKQKLNKANKELVDMQVKVSRQSNQILDAPFDGYIVQITPNLKTAILKQGDPICTIVPYTKDRSVQIWLDGNDAPLVEPGRHVRLQFEGWPAVQFAGWPSVAVGTFGGDVVSVDSIDNGKGMFRILIKPDPTEPAWPTDRFLRQGVRANAWVLLNRVPLWYEVWRNLNGFPPVVSMDEPGEKSDKSKPPKLPK; the protein is encoded by the coding sequence ATGTCAACTAAGCAACAGCTTGATACACCTGTATCTCAAACGGAGCAACAGCGCTGGTCGATGTTGGCACCGGTTGCATATAGCGAATCGAGTATGCCTTCACTCAGACTTGCCAGATCATCGCGGATTGCCCGCAAGATTGCCAAATATCTGTTCATTGTGCTCGTGTTTACAATTTTATTGATGGCGTTCGCTCCCTGGCAGCAATCAGTGACTGGCACAGGTAATGTTCTCGCCTATTCTCCCGATCAACGTCAGCAGGTCATTCAAGCACCGATTAAGGGGAGAATTGCCCTTTGGGGTGACAACATTTATGAGAACGCGCGGGTCAAAAAAGGTCAGTTCATCGCAGAGATTCGAGACCTGGACGATCAGTACACCTCAAATTTGAATATACAATTGCTGAATAGCCAGCAGGCTGTCGCATCTGCAAAACAACAGCTCGAGGCCGATGAAGCGGCGCTAGAAAAATCACTGTTAGTTGTTAACACAATTAACGATCAGGTTACGACTTATGGTAACGTGAAAGACGATGTCACTAGAGCACAAGATGCGTATGTCGAAATGGCGAGAAAGAAAGTGGATGCTAAGTTACAGGAACTGAATGTGTATCGAGCAGCGTTACCACAACTGCAGGCCGAATATGACCGTATGCGGAAATTGGAAGCTGCCGATAATATCTCGTTGCAGAAGCTGCAAGAGGTCTTTCGGAAGCTTAACGAAGCAAAAGGGAAAGCGAAGGCCGGCGAGTCTTACTATGCTTCTGCAATGGAGGAACTGAATGGGAAAATCAGTGATCGTAGTGCTTACATCCAGAAGGCCCAAGTCGAGATTGAGAAAGCACAAGCATCTCTGGAAAAAGCACAGGTCGATGTTTCGAAGGACAAAAGTAAGATCGAAGAAACCAAGCAGAAGTTAAACAAAGCAAATAAAGAACTGGTTGATATGCAAGTTAAAGTATCTCGCCAGTCAAATCAGATCCTTGATGCTCCCTTTGATGGTTATATCGTTCAGATCACACCAAATCTGAAAACCGCCATCTTGAAACAGGGAGATCCGATTTGCACGATTGTGCCTTACACAAAAGACCGCTCGGTGCAAATCTGGCTCGATGGAAACGATGCACCATTGGTTGAACCAGGGCGTCATGTGCGGTTGCAGTTCGAGGGGTGGCCTGCCGTTCAATTTGCGGGATGGCCCTCTGTTGCCGTGGGGACGTTTGGAGGAGATGTGGTTTCCGTGGATTCGATTGACAACGGTAAAGGCATGTTTCGAATTTTGATCAAGCCTGATCCTACCGAACCTGCGTGGCCAACAGACCGTTTTCTTCGTCAGGGAGTGCGTGCCAATGCCTGGGTCCTTTTGAATCGTGTCCCTCTCTGGTATGAAGTCTGGCGTAACCTTAACGGCTTCCCACCGGTCGTCTCAATGGATGAGCCAGGAGAGAAGAGTGACAAAAGCAAGCCACCTAAGCTTCCGAAGTGA
- a CDS encoding helix-turn-helix transcriptional regulator has protein sequence MPSKEQGTLTNQIRRFRFEHDEMTQQMLASQVGVTRQTIIALESGKYAPSLLLALRIARAFDVRVEDIFQLVEEP, from the coding sequence ATGCCCAGCAAAGAACAGGGAACTCTTACGAATCAAATTCGCCGCTTTCGTTTTGAACACGACGAGATGACCCAACAAATGCTCGCAAGTCAGGTTGGTGTCACTCGGCAGACAATCATTGCTCTCGAATCGGGAAAGTACGCTCCTTCGCTTCTGCTTGCGTTGCGAATTGCCAGAGCGTTCGATGTGCGAGTGGAGGATATCTTTCAACTCGTTGAGGAGCCGTAA
- a CDS encoding VOC family protein produces the protein MSNPFCHIELHANNVESAKSFYSSLFNWKLNDMQICDDHTYTMIDVGEGTGGGMLTNPIPDAPSHWLSYVQVENLAASTEKAKSLGATIIQEPTEVPNFGSLSVISDPTGATLGLWQPAS, from the coding sequence ATGTCGAACCCATTTTGCCACATCGAGCTGCATGCCAACAACGTAGAAAGTGCGAAATCTTTTTATTCCTCACTTTTTAACTGGAAACTGAATGACATGCAAATCTGCGACGACCACACCTACACCATGATTGACGTGGGTGAAGGTACCGGCGGAGGCATGCTGACAAACCCGATTCCTGATGCCCCCTCACACTGGCTCTCTTACGTGCAAGTGGAGAATTTGGCTGCCTCGACGGAAAAAGCAAAATCACTGGGGGCGACCATCATTCAGGAGCCAACCGAAGTTCCTAATTTTGGCTCTCTTAGTGTGATCTCAGATCCGACCGGCGCCACACTTGGACTCTGGCAGCCAGCAAGCTGA
- a CDS encoding TolC family protein, translating to MIRVLIPLIAAIAVGCSGSRQKVTQSKPVSDDHIAYVAIESKPAKIADEPPVELASDSMGLDKEHQSQIDKEFETEFGTQESESKSQDIELISVNNQAQESQEPADEMTIPQLPPAVDSYDSVDDGLDLNEVIDSVYQSYPLLEAAFYSRDVASGERLATLGAFDRKVKAGSENGPMGFYKTYRQNIGFIQPLYQGGEAFAGYRIGRGSFQPWYLERQTNDGGEFKAGFSVPLSRNRDIDSRRADLWRATFGREAVEPDIQAQLIGFVQESSYAYWDWVAAGAKLRIAERVLSLAQDRTERIRSQVENGFLDPPELTDNLRLVAERLGKRADAERKLQQKAVKLSLYYRDANGRPMIPRPESLPQFPELEPIDREMVSLDAKIAVEQRPEIYTLDLIQRQLDVDYSQARNDYLPNVDLVMQASQDVGLRTSSINDKGPFELDALLLIEVPVERRKARGKLMAIEGKLSQLNAKRQLTEEKIIADVESAYAGLSGAFEQAKQAQQAVEYAEDLARRERVNFEEGLSDLLKVTLREQYAVESAEKAVDAKLLYFLEQADYRAALAEDQVPFMEEQ from the coding sequence ATGATCAGAGTTTTGATACCGTTGATAGCAGCCATAGCAGTGGGATGTTCTGGGTCACGTCAGAAAGTGACTCAGTCAAAACCTGTCTCAGATGATCACATTGCATATGTTGCCATTGAATCAAAACCAGCGAAAATAGCTGATGAACCTCCGGTAGAGTTGGCGTCTGATTCGATGGGGTTGGACAAAGAACATCAGAGTCAGATCGATAAAGAATTTGAAACTGAGTTTGGAACTCAAGAGAGTGAGTCTAAGTCCCAAGACATCGAACTTATCTCGGTCAACAATCAGGCACAAGAAAGTCAAGAGCCTGCCGATGAGATGACGATTCCTCAACTCCCTCCCGCTGTGGACAGTTATGATTCCGTTGATGATGGACTCGATCTTAATGAAGTCATCGACTCAGTCTATCAAAGTTACCCTCTTCTCGAAGCGGCCTTCTATTCACGTGACGTTGCTTCAGGTGAGCGATTAGCAACCCTGGGAGCCTTTGATCGAAAAGTAAAAGCGGGCAGCGAAAACGGTCCGATGGGTTTTTATAAGACTTATCGCCAGAACATCGGCTTTATTCAACCACTGTATCAGGGGGGAGAGGCATTTGCCGGGTATCGTATCGGCCGTGGTAGCTTTCAGCCCTGGTATCTCGAACGGCAGACAAACGATGGTGGTGAGTTCAAAGCCGGTTTCTCAGTGCCTCTGTCTCGCAATCGAGATATCGACTCCCGTCGAGCCGACTTATGGCGTGCAACGTTTGGTCGTGAAGCGGTTGAGCCAGATATTCAGGCGCAACTCATTGGTTTTGTGCAAGAGTCAAGCTACGCCTATTGGGATTGGGTTGCCGCAGGAGCCAAATTGAGAATTGCGGAACGCGTGCTGAGCCTCGCTCAAGATCGAACAGAGCGCATTCGGAGTCAAGTCGAAAATGGGTTCCTCGATCCACCAGAATTAACCGACAACTTACGACTCGTGGCGGAGCGTCTGGGTAAACGAGCGGATGCGGAACGTAAGCTACAGCAGAAAGCTGTTAAGCTGTCATTATACTATCGTGATGCGAACGGCAGACCGATGATTCCACGACCAGAGAGTCTTCCCCAATTTCCCGAACTGGAGCCCATTGATCGAGAAATGGTGTCATTAGATGCGAAGATCGCAGTGGAGCAACGCCCGGAAATTTATACGCTCGATCTCATACAACGCCAACTGGATGTCGATTACTCTCAGGCGCGTAACGATTATCTTCCTAATGTCGATCTAGTCATGCAGGCTTCGCAGGACGTGGGATTGAGAACCAGTTCAATTAATGATAAAGGTCCGTTTGAATTAGATGCCTTATTGTTGATAGAAGTTCCCGTTGAACGTCGTAAGGCTCGTGGTAAGTTGATGGCCATTGAAGGCAAGCTTTCGCAACTCAATGCCAAGCGACAACTGACGGAAGAAAAGATAATCGCTGATGTCGAGTCAGCTTATGCTGGTTTAAGCGGAGCCTTTGAACAGGCGAAGCAGGCACAGCAGGCAGTTGAGTATGCAGAGGACCTGGCGCGACGAGAGCGAGTCAACTTCGAAGAAGGATTATCAGACTTGTTGAAAGTAACGCTACGCGAACAATATGCGGTGGAATCCGCCGAGAAAGCCGTAGATGCAAAACTACTTTATTTCCTGGAACAGGCTGATTATCGGGCGGCACTCGCTGAGGATCAGGTTCCCTTCATGGAAGAGCAATAA